One Cololabis saira isolate AMF1-May2022 chromosome 18, fColSai1.1, whole genome shotgun sequence genomic region harbors:
- the LOC133464538 gene encoding cholesterol 24-hydroxylase-like, producing the protein MAVFLSLLSLGAKVLLLLLFFLFVAFLGFCVYIKHIHLKYDHIPGPPRDSFLLGHSPTFLKTMKNGDVIHDKFREWAEIYGPVYRINLLHYVLVSVTCPEATKEILMSPKYPKDKFLYEKLFHLFGQRFLGNGLVTARDHELWYKQRRIMDPAFSSLYLRGLMGTFNERAEKLMDKLADAADDKAEANMLQLVNCVTLDVIAKVAFGEDLDLMSYTSPLTKAIGLCLKGMVYHVRDNLFQLNPKNWPFINEVRDACRLLRKTGAEWLNNRKVAIQNGEDVPKDILTQILKTAATEENMTEEEEEFMVDNFVTFFIAGQETTANQLGFCIMELGRHPEILAKVKKEVDDVIGMKQEISYDDLGKLIYLSQVLKETLRMYPTAPGTSRDLPEGLVIDGIHVPRGATCMFSSYVCGRMERFFKDPLTFDPDRFHPDAPKPYYCYYPFALGPRSCLGQNFAQMEAKVVMAKLLQRFDFTLVPGQTFGIMDTGTLRPKSAVVCSVRHRRYQD; encoded by the exons ATGGCTGTTTTTCTATCCCTTTTGAGTTTGGGTGCGAAAGTGCTTTTACTCctgctcttctttcttttcgtGGCCTTTCTCGGTTTCTGTGTGTATATCAAGCATATtcatttgaaatatgaccacatACCTGGGCCACCACGAGACAG TTTCCTCTTGGGACATTCACCGACGTTTTTGAAGACTATGAAGAATGGCGACGTTATACACGACAAATTTCGAGAATG GGCTGAGATTTACGGACCTGTTTACAGGATAAACTTGCTTCATTACGTTTTGGTGTCCGTCACCTGCCCAGAGGCGACAAAG GAAATCCTGATGTCCCCAAAGTACCCCAAGGATAAATTCCTCTACGAGAAACTCTTTCACCTGTTTGGTCAAAG ATTTCTAGGCAATGGCCTGGTAACAGCACGGGATCATGAGCTGTGGTACAAACAGAGACGGATCATGGACCCAGCATTCAGCAGCTT GTATTTAAGAGGTCTCATGGGGACCTTCAATGAAAGGGCAGAGAAACTGATGGATAAACTTGCCGATGCTGCTGATGATAAGGCAGAGGCCAACATGCTGCAGCTTGTCAACTGTGTTACACTGGATGTTATTGCCAAG GTTGCTTTTGGCGAGGATTTAGACCTGATGTCGTATACGTCCCCTTTAACTAAGGCCATTGGGCTCTGTCTGAAAGGGATGGTGTACCACGTTAGAGACAATTTATTTCAG TTAAATCCAAAGAACTGGCCATTTATCAATGAAGTGAGGGACGCCTGCCGCCTGCTGCGCAAAACCGGAGCTGAGTGGCTCAACAACAGAAAAGTTGCCATTCAGAATGGCGAAGATGTTCCCAAAGACATCCTCACACAGATCCTCAAAACTGCTGCCACAG AAGAAAACATgactgaagaggaggaggaatttATGGTGGACAATTTTGTGACATTCTTCATTGCGG GGCAAGAAACAACAGCCAATCAACTCGGGTTTTGTATCATGGAGCTCGGAAGACATCCTGAAATACTGGCGAA AGTGAAGAAAGAAGTGGACGATGTCATTGGGATGAAACAGGAGATAAGCTACGATGACCTTGGGAAGCTGATCTACCTCTCACAG GTGCTGAAAGAAACGCTGAGAATGTACCCGACAGCACCGGGCACATCCCGTGATCTTCCTGAAGGTTTGGTCATTGATGGTATCCACGTGCCAAGAGGAGCCACCTGCATG TTCAGCTCGTATGTGTGTGGAAGAATGGAAAGATTCTTCAAGGACCCACTGACATTCGATCCAGACAGATTTCATCCGGATGCTCCCAA GccttattactgctactacccCTTTGCCCTTGGTCCACGCTCCTGCCTGGGACAGAACTTTGCACAG ATGGAGGCTAAAGTGGTGATGGCCAAGCTGCTCCAGAGGTTTGACTTCACCCTCGTCCCGGGGCAGACGTTTGGCATCATGGACACCGGCACGCTCAGGCCAAAGAGCGCAGTGGTGTGTTCTGTTAGACACCGAAGATATCAAGACTAA